From the Pongo pygmaeus isolate AG05252 chromosome X, NHGRI_mPonPyg2-v2.0_pri, whole genome shotgun sequence genome, one window contains:
- the SOX3 gene encoding transcription factor SOX-3: protein MRPVRDNASGARSPRVPADLARSILISLPFPPDSLAHRPPSSAPTESQGLFTVAAPAPGAPSPPATLAHLLPAPAMYSLLETELKNPVGTPTQAAGTGGPAAPGGAGKSSANAAGGANAGGGSSGGASGGGGGTDQDRVKRPMNAFMVWSRGQRRKMALENPKMHNSEISKRLGADWKLLTDAEKRPFIDEAKRLRAVHMKEYPDYKYRPRRKTKTLLKKDKYSLPSGLLPPGAAAAAAAAAAAAAAASSPVGVGQRLDTYTHVNGWANGAYSLVQEQLGYAQPPSMSSPPPPPALPPMHRYDMAGLQYSPMMPPGAQSYMNVAAAAAAASGYGGMAPSATAAAAAAYGQQPATAAAAAAAAAAMSLGPMGSVVKSEPSSPPPAIASHSQRACLGDLRDMISMYLPPGGDAADAASPLPGGRLHGVHQHYQGAGTAVNGTVPLTHI from the coding sequence ATGCGACCTGTTCGAGACAACGCATCAGGTGCGAGAAGCCCGCGGGTTCCTGCTGACTTGGCGCGGAGCATTTTGATAAGCCTACCCTTCCCGCCGGACTCGCTGGCCCACAGGCCCCCAAGCTCCGCTCCGACGGAGTCCCAGGGCCTTTTCACCGTGGCCGCTCCAGCCCCGGGAGCGCCTTCTCCTCCCGCCACGCTGGCGCACCTTCTTCCCGCCCCGGCAATGTACAGCCTTCTGGAGACTGAACTCAAGAACCCCGTAGGGACACCCACACAAGCGGCGGGCACCGGCGGCCCCGCAGCCCCGGGAGGCGCAGGCAAGAGTAGTGCGAACGCAGCCGGCGGCGCGAACGcgggcggcggcagcagcggtGGTGCGAGCGGCGGTGGCGGGGGTACAGACCAGGACCGTGTGAAACGGCCCATGAACGCCTTCATGGTATGGTCCCGCGGGCAGCGGCGCAAAATGGCCCTGGAGAACCCCAAGATGCACAATTCTGAGATCAGCAAGCGCTTGGGCGCCGACTGGAAACTGCTGACCGACGCCGAGAAGCGACCATTCATCGACGAGGCCAAGCGACTTCGTGCCGTGCACATGAAGGAGTATCCGGACTACAAGTACCGACCGCGCCGCAAGACCAAGACGCTGCTCAAGAAAGATAAGTACTCCCTGCCCAGCGGCCTCCTGCCCCCcggtgccgccgccgccgccgccgctgctgcgGCCGCAGCCGCTGCCGCCAGCAGTCCGGTGGGCGTGGGCCAGCGCCTGGACACGTACACGCACGTGAACGGCTGGGCCAACGGCGCGTACTCGCTGGTGCAGGAGCAGCTGGGCTACGCGCAGCCCCCGAGCATGAGcagcccgccgccgccgcccgcgctGCCGCCGATGCACCGCTACGACATGGCCGGCCTGCAGTACAGCCCCATGATGCCGCCCGGCGCTCAGAGCTACATGAACGTCGCtgccgcggccgccgccgcctcgGGCTACGGGGGCATGGCGCCCTCAGCCACAGCCGCCGCGGCCGCCGCCTACGGGCAGCAGCCCGCCACCGCCGCGGCCGCAGCTGCGGCCGCAGCCGCCATGAGCCTGGGCCCCATGGGCTCGGTAGTGAAGTCCGAGCCCAGCTCGCCGCCGCCCGCCATCGCATCGCACTCTCAGCGCGCGTGCCTGGGCGACCTGCGCGACATGATCAGCATGTACCTGCCACCCGGCGGGGACGCGGCCGACGCCGCCTCTCCGCTGCCCGGCGGTCGCCTGCACGGCGTGCACCAGCACTACCAGGGCGCCGGGACTGCAGTCAACGGAACGGTGCCGCTGACCCACATCTGA